The following proteins are encoded in a genomic region of Drosophila miranda strain MSH22 chromosome 4, D.miranda_PacBio2.1, whole genome shotgun sequence:
- the LOC108161394 gene encoding juvenile hormone acid O-methyltransferase, with the protein MGGRERRSDVTGTYIKLWIRCSAPPVADMNQASLYQNANQVQRHDAKLILEEFASTLQWRSDGEDALLDVGSGSGNVLMDFVKPLIPRGAQLVGTDISSQMVGFASQHYQREERTQFRVLDIGCERLPQELSGGFDHVTSFYCLHWVQNLRGALANIYDLLRPEGGDCLLVFLASNPVYEVYKILQLNEKWSGYMQDVEQFISPLHYSSNPGEEFAQLLNEVGFIQHNVEIRSEVFVYEGVRTLKDNVKAICPFLERMPAALHEDFLDDFIQIVISMNLQQGDQANDQDQKFISPYKLVVAYARKSPEFLNNVLVESPHQKRLKGLN; encoded by the exons ATGGGAGGCCGTGAGAGACGTTCGGACGTCACCGGAACGTATATAAAGCTGTGGATTCGATGCAGTGCCCCACCAGTCGCCGACATGAATCAGGCCTCGCTCTACCAGAACGCCAACCAGGTGCAGCGCCACGACGCGAAGCTGATCCTGGAGGAGTTCGCCTCGACGCTGCAGTGGCGATCGGACGGGGAGGACGCCCTCCTGGACGTGGGCTCTGGCTCGGGCAATGTCCTGATGGACTTCGTGAAGCCCCTGATACCGCGGGGGGCCCAGCTGGTGGGCACCGACATCTCCAGCCAGATGGTGGGCTTCGCCAGCCAGCACTACCAGAGGGAGGAGCGCACCCAGTTCCGGGTGCTGGACATTGGCTGCGAGCGACTGCCGCAGGAGCTGAGCGGCGGCTTCGATCACGTCACGTCCTTCTACTGCCTCCACTGGGTGCAGAACCTGCGCGGGGCCCTGGCCAACATTTACGATCTGTTGAGGCCCGAAGGCGGCGACTGCCTGCTCGTGTTCCTCGCCTCCAATCCCGTCTACGAGGTGTACAAGATCCTGCAGTTGAACGAGAAGTGGTCGGGGTACATGCAGGACGTCGAGCAGTTCATCTCCCCGCTGCACTACAGCTCCAATCCGGGCGAGGAGTTCGCTCAGCTGCTCAACGAAGTGGGCTTCATCCAGCACAATGTCGAGATTCGCAGCGAGGTCTTTGTCTACGAGGGTGTCAGGACTCTGAAAG ACAATGTCAAGGCTATTTGCCCCTTCCTGGAACGCATGCCAGCGGCCCTGCACGAAGATTTCCTCGATGACTTTATACAGATTGTCATCTCCATGAATCTGCAGCAGGGCGATCAGGCCAACGATCAGGATCagaagtttatatccccttaCAAGCTGGTGGTGGCCTATGCTCGCAAGTCCCCGGAATTTCTAAACAATGTTCTGGTCGAGTCCCCGCATCAGAAGCGCCTCAAGGGCCTGAATTAG
- the LOC108161292 gene encoding proteasome subunit beta type-4-like: MINGDHERASPEEVAQFLKFIGINDDPFRQTVTAGGSVIGIRYDQGVLVAADNCVHLGSTPRFQNVDRVFKINEQIVMGGGGDFADIQMYKRMIDAQVITDRIYQETNEMKPKTLAGWFRSTTYTRRSSNDLSAVAVVVGGMEPQAGPYLAYIDSRGLIVEDYVATTDTAQQMVLPMLRDSKPKDREFTEEEALAMIRQGMETLNNRDARAIPYYTVGVCNANGSHIEGPYNVSEDWTLARHNRIH, encoded by the coding sequence ATGATCAACGGGGATCACGAAAGGGCCAGCCCGGAGGAGGTGGCCCAGTTCCTGAAGTTCATTGGGATCAACGACGATCCGTTCCGTCAGACCGTCACCGCGGGAGGCTCCGTCATCGGAATTCGCTACGACCAAGGGGTTCTGGTGGCAGCCGACAACTGTGTCCACTTAGGATCGACGCCTCGGTTCCAGAACGTGGATCGCGTCTTTAAGATCAACGAGCAAATTGTTATGGGCGGAGGCGGTGACTTTGCCGATATTCAGATGTACAAGCGGATGATTGATGCGCAGGTCATAACGGATCGGATCTACCAGGAAACCAACGAAATGAAACCCAAGACTCTGGCCGGCTGGTTTCGGAGTACCACGTACACTCGTCGCAGCTCCAATGACCTCTCGGCTGTGGCTGTAGTTGTGGGTGGCATGGAACCGCAGGCGGGACCCTACCTCGCCTACATTGATAGTCGGGGACTCATCGTTGAGGACTACGTGGCGACCACTGACACAGCCCAGCAAATGGTCCTGCCCATGCTGCGCGACAGCAAGCCGAAGGACCGAGAGTTTACGGAGGAGGAGGCCCTAGCCATGATCCGCCAGGGCATGGAGACGTTGAACAATCGCGACGCTCGTGCAATTCCCTACTACACGGTGGGCGTCTGCAACGCCAACGGATCACACATTGAAGGACCCTACAATGTGAGCGAGGACTGGACTCTCGCCCGCCACAATAGAATACACTAA